One part of the Mycobacterium marinum genome encodes these proteins:
- the rsmG gene encoding 16S rRNA (guanine(527)-N(7))-methyltransferase RsmG, with protein sequence MTQPLDDAASAIFGPRLELAQRYADWLATAGVERGLLGPREVDRLWERHVLNSAVIGELLDDGERVVDIGSGAGLPGLPLAIARPDLQVVLLEPMLRRVEFLQEVVTDLGLAVEVVRGRAEERSVRERLGGSDAAVSRAVAALDKLTKWSMPLLKREGRMLAIKGERAPDEVREHRRVMESLGAADVRVVPCGANYLQPPATVVVARRGDTRGPNRRVSPRRTGGAPA encoded by the coding sequence ATGACACAGCCCCTCGATGATGCCGCGTCGGCGATCTTCGGCCCGCGCCTCGAGCTCGCCCAACGTTATGCCGATTGGCTGGCCACCGCCGGGGTCGAGCGGGGATTGCTCGGACCGCGTGAGGTGGACCGGCTCTGGGAACGTCACGTCTTGAACTCAGCGGTGATCGGTGAACTTCTCGATGACGGTGAACGCGTCGTAGACATCGGAAGCGGGGCGGGTCTGCCGGGCCTACCGTTGGCGATAGCCCGCCCCGACCTCCAGGTCGTCTTGCTGGAGCCAATGCTGCGGCGCGTCGAATTTCTGCAGGAGGTCGTCACAGATCTCGGCCTGGCCGTGGAAGTCGTGCGAGGCCGCGCGGAGGAACGGTCGGTGCGAGAGCGCCTCGGCGGCAGTGATGCCGCGGTTTCGAGAGCGGTGGCCGCGTTGGACAAACTGACGAAGTGGAGTATGCCGTTGTTGAAGCGGGAGGGGCGAATGCTGGCGATCAAAGGGGAGCGAGCTCCCGATGAAGTGCGCGAGCACCGGCGTGTAATGGAGTCGTTGGGTGCCGCGGATGTCAGGGTAGTGCCATGTGGCGCGAACTACTTGCAACCGCCCGCAACCGTGGTGGTAGCCCGACGCGGGGACACGCGTGGGCCCAATCGACGGGTCTCTCCGCGGCGAACGGGGGGAGCACCGGCATGA
- a CDS encoding ParA family protein: protein MRLLRIPVPGAGASAAAKDDAESGGAAGVDKGSDAAAGTPAGVATGEADAPEAVEATGPDADGVASAAESADNPTVNVSRETSSEFDTPIGAAAERAMRVLHTTHDPLKPPHQRRVFTIANQKGGVGKTTTAVNLAAALAIQGLKTLVIDLDPQGNASTALGITDRQSGTPSSYEVLIGEVSLREALRRSPHSDRLFCVPATIDLAGAEIELVSMVARENRLRNALAELDQFDFDYVFVDCPPSLGLLTINALVAAPEVLIPIQCEYYALEGVSQLMRNIEMVKAHLNPDLEVTTVILTMYDGRTKLADQVAEEVRSYFGDKVLRTVIPRSVKVSEAPGYSMTIIDYDPGSRGAMSYLDASRELAQRDRPQTGKERA from the coding sequence ATGAGGCTGTTACGAATTCCGGTACCCGGTGCGGGAGCGTCCGCGGCGGCGAAGGATGATGCCGAATCCGGCGGTGCCGCCGGGGTGGACAAGGGATCGGACGCCGCTGCCGGGACACCGGCTGGTGTCGCCACCGGCGAGGCCGATGCGCCGGAGGCGGTGGAGGCGACCGGGCCGGACGCGGACGGGGTAGCGTCCGCGGCGGAATCGGCGGACAATCCGACGGTGAATGTTTCACGTGAAACATCGAGTGAGTTCGATACCCCAATCGGCGCTGCCGCCGAGCGAGCGATGCGGGTCTTGCATACGACCCATGACCCCCTGAAACCGCCGCATCAACGCCGGGTCTTCACCATCGCCAACCAGAAGGGGGGCGTCGGCAAGACCACCACCGCCGTCAACCTCGCGGCGGCCCTGGCGATCCAAGGACTCAAGACACTGGTTATCGATCTCGACCCGCAGGGCAACGCGAGCACCGCACTCGGGATCACCGATCGTCAGTCGGGCACCCCATCGTCATACGAGGTGCTGATTGGCGAAGTCTCATTACGCGAGGCGCTACGGCGTAGCCCACACAGCGACCGACTCTTCTGTGTACCGGCCACCATCGATCTGGCCGGCGCGGAGATCGAGTTGGTGAGCATGGTCGCGCGCGAGAATCGCTTGCGCAACGCTCTGGCCGAGCTCGACCAATTCGACTTCGACTACGTTTTTGTGGACTGCCCGCCATCGTTGGGCCTGCTGACAATCAACGCGCTTGTGGCGGCCCCGGAAGTCCTGATCCCGATCCAGTGCGAGTACTACGCACTGGAAGGCGTCTCGCAGCTGATGCGCAACATCGAGATGGTGAAAGCTCACCTCAATCCGGACCTGGAAGTCACCACCGTCATTTTGACAATGTATGACGGGCGGACGAAACTGGCCGACCAGGTGGCCGAAGAAGTCCGCAGCTACTTCGGTGACAAGGTCCTTCGCACCGTCATACCGCGCAGCGTCAAAGTCTCCGAAGCTCCGGGCTACAGCATGACGATCATCGATTACGACCCCGGCTCGCGCGGGGCGATGAGTTACCTCGATGCCAGCCGCGAACTCGCTCAGCGTGATCGACCACAGACCGGGAAGGAACGGGCATGA
- the trxA gene encoding thioredoxin gives MTDSEKSSATIEVSDASFSTEVLSSNKPVLVDFWATWCGPCKMVAPVLEEIATERADNLTVAKLDVDANPETARNFQVVSIPTMILFKDGEPVKRIVGAKGKAALLRELSDAVPNLG, from the coding sequence ATGACCGATTCCGAAAAGTCCAGCGCCACCATCGAGGTGTCAGACGCCTCCTTCTCCACCGAGGTGCTTTCCAGCAACAAGCCTGTGCTGGTGGACTTTTGGGCAACGTGGTGCGGGCCGTGCAAGATGGTGGCGCCGGTGCTCGAAGAGATCGCTACCGAGCGTGCGGACAATTTGACCGTGGCCAAGCTCGACGTGGACGCCAACCCGGAAACGGCCCGCAATTTTCAGGTCGTCTCCATCCCGACGATGATCCTGTTCAAAGACGGCGAGCCGGTGAAACGCATCGTTGGGGCCAAGGGCAAAGCGGCGCTGTTGCGTGAGCTATCCGACGCGGTTCCCAACCTGGGCTAA
- a CDS encoding N-acetylmuramoyl-L-alanine amidase — translation MPSPRREDGDTLRCGDRSAAVAEIRAALAALGMLDNPDEDLSTGRHIALELFDPELDHAVRAFQQHRGLLVDGIVGEATYRALREASYRLGARTLYHQFGAPLYGDDVATLQARLQDLGFYTGLVDGYFGLQTHNALMSYQREYGMSADGICGPETLRSLYFLSSRVSGGSPHAIREEELVRRSGPKLSGKRIIIDPGRGGSDRGLIAHGEAGPVSEADVLWDLASRLEGRMSAIGMETFLSRPANTSPSDAERAATANAVGADLMISLRCETQTSVSANGVASFHFGNSHGSVSTIGRNLADFIQREVVARTGLQDCRTHGRTWDLLRLTRMPTVQVDIGYITNPLDRELLVSTQTRDAIAEGILAAVKRLYLLGKNDRPTGTFTFAELLAHELSVERASRLSGS, via the coding sequence ATGCCGAGTCCGCGCCGCGAAGACGGCGACACGTTGCGCTGTGGTGACCGCAGCGCCGCCGTCGCGGAGATCCGGGCTGCACTGGCCGCATTGGGCATGCTGGACAATCCCGACGAAGACCTGAGCACCGGGCGCCACATCGCGCTCGAGCTGTTCGACCCCGAGCTCGACCACGCGGTGCGCGCCTTCCAGCAACATCGGGGACTGCTTGTCGACGGCATCGTCGGTGAGGCAACCTATCGAGCGCTCAGAGAGGCCTCCTATCGCCTCGGTGCACGCACGCTCTATCACCAGTTCGGTGCGCCGCTCTACGGTGATGACGTCGCGACGCTGCAGGCCCGCCTACAGGACCTGGGTTTCTACACCGGGCTGGTCGATGGATATTTCGGGCTCCAAACCCACAATGCGCTGATGTCCTACCAGCGCGAGTACGGGATGTCCGCCGACGGTATCTGCGGTCCAGAGACGTTGCGGTCGTTGTACTTTCTGAGTTCACGCGTCAGCGGTGGCTCACCGCATGCGATTCGGGAAGAGGAACTGGTCCGCCGGTCAGGTCCCAAGCTGTCGGGCAAGCGCATCATCATTGATCCGGGCCGCGGAGGTAGCGACCGTGGCCTGATCGCGCACGGTGAAGCCGGACCGGTCAGCGAAGCGGACGTGCTGTGGGACTTGGCAAGTCGACTTGAAGGCCGGATGTCGGCAATCGGCATGGAGACCTTCTTGTCCCGGCCGGCGAACACCAGCCCGTCGGATGCCGAGCGGGCCGCTACCGCTAATGCCGTTGGTGCAGACCTGATGATCAGTCTGCGCTGCGAAACTCAGACCAGCGTTTCGGCCAACGGTGTCGCATCCTTTCACTTCGGTAATTCGCACGGTTCGGTATCGACCATCGGCCGCAACCTCGCCGACTTCATTCAGCGAGAAGTGGTGGCACGCACGGGCTTACAGGACTGCCGCACACACGGACGCACCTGGGATCTATTGCGATTGACCCGGATGCCTACCGTTCAGGTCGACATCGGTTACATCACCAACCCGCTCGATCGCGAGCTGCTGGTCTCGACACAAACCCGCGATGCCATCGCCGAAGGTATTCTCGCCGCGGTCAAGCGGCTCTACTTGCTCGGCAAGAATGACCGGCCCACGGGCACATTCACATTCGCCGAGCTGCTGGCCCACGAACTGTCCGTGGAGCGAGCCAGCCGCCTCAGCGGTTCCTAA
- a CDS encoding ParB/RepB/Spo0J family partition protein codes for MTQPSRRKGGLGRGLASLIPTGPAEGESGAQGFGPRMGSAAADVVIGGPVADAAAMGAVYREIAPGDIEANPRQPRQVFDEEALSELVHSIREFGLLQPIVVRTVDGAQSGAPYQIVMGERRWRAAQEAGLATIPAIVRETGDDNLLRDALLENIHRVQLNPLEEAAAYQQLLDEFGVTHDELAARIGRSRPLITNMIRLLKLPIPVQRRVAAGVLSAGHARALLSLEAGPEAQEELASRIVAEGLSVRATEEAVTLANRNDASTPTPPRRKPIQMPGLQDVADRLSNAFDTRVTVSLGKRKGKIVVEFGSVDDLQRIIGIMTDAEA; via the coding sequence ATGACGCAGCCTTCGCGCAGAAAGGGCGGCCTCGGCCGGGGACTGGCCTCGCTGATACCCACCGGCCCGGCCGAAGGCGAATCCGGCGCGCAAGGCTTTGGACCCCGGATGGGTTCGGCCGCCGCCGACGTCGTCATCGGTGGCCCCGTCGCGGATGCCGCGGCGATGGGCGCGGTGTACCGAGAGATTGCGCCGGGGGATATCGAGGCGAACCCCCGTCAGCCGCGGCAGGTCTTTGATGAAGAAGCGCTCTCGGAATTGGTGCATTCCATCCGCGAGTTCGGCCTCTTACAGCCGATCGTGGTGCGCACGGTTGACGGAGCGCAAAGCGGTGCGCCCTACCAGATCGTCATGGGGGAGCGGAGGTGGCGAGCGGCTCAAGAGGCGGGGCTGGCCACCATCCCGGCCATCGTGCGGGAAACCGGCGATGACAACCTGCTGCGCGATGCTCTGCTGGAAAACATCCACCGGGTACAGCTGAATCCCTTGGAAGAAGCCGCCGCATATCAACAACTTCTCGATGAGTTTGGCGTTACCCACGATGAGCTGGCCGCCCGGATCGGCCGCTCTCGGCCGTTGATCACCAACATGATCCGGTTGCTGAAACTGCCGATCCCGGTCCAGCGGCGAGTGGCTGCGGGCGTGCTGTCCGCGGGGCATGCACGTGCACTGCTATCGCTGGAAGCCGGCCCGGAGGCTCAGGAAGAACTGGCAAGCCGGATCGTTGCGGAAGGACTCTCGGTGCGGGCCACCGAGGAGGCGGTGACCCTGGCCAACCGCAACGACGCAAGTACCCCGACACCGCCGCGGCGCAAGCCGATCCAGATGCCGGGACTGCAAGACGTTGCTGACCGGCTGTCGAACGCCTTCGATACCCGGGTGACAGTCAGTCTTGGCAAACGTAAGGGCAAGATCGTGGTCGAGTTCGGCTCGGTGGACGACTTGCAACGAATCATTGGAATAATGACCGATGCCGAGGCGTGA
- a CDS encoding protein jag, translated as MTEADITELESDVAEKTPPADGAAEGDDLEERLVAEGEIAGDYLEELLDLLDFDGDIDLDVEGSRAVVSIDGGNDLNKLVGRGGEVLDALQELTRLAVHQKTGVRSRLMLDIASWRRKRREELAALGDKVARRVADSGEREELSPMTPFERKIVHDAVAAVPGVHSESEGVEPARRVVVLRD; from the coding sequence ATGACCGAGGCTGACATCACCGAACTGGAAAGTGACGTGGCGGAGAAGACACCGCCGGCCGATGGCGCCGCCGAGGGTGACGACCTCGAGGAGCGTTTGGTCGCCGAGGGCGAGATCGCCGGTGACTACTTGGAAGAGTTGTTGGACCTGCTCGACTTCGATGGGGACATCGATCTGGACGTCGAGGGCAGCCGTGCGGTGGTGAGCATCGACGGTGGCAACGACCTGAACAAGTTGGTAGGCCGTGGGGGAGAGGTCCTGGATGCGCTCCAAGAACTCACCCGGCTGGCGGTGCACCAGAAGACGGGTGTGCGCAGCCGCCTGATGCTCGACATCGCCAGCTGGCGGCGCAAGCGTCGCGAGGAGTTGGCGGCGCTGGGCGACAAGGTGGCGCGTCGGGTGGCCGACAGCGGTGAACGCGAGGAGCTGTCGCCGATGACCCCGTTCGAGCGCAAGATCGTGCACGACGCGGTGGCGGCGGTGCCGGGCGTGCACAGCGAAAGTGAAGGCGTCGAGCCGGCACGGCGCGTCGTCGTTCTGCGCGACTGA
- the trxB gene encoding thioredoxin-disulfide reductase, which yields MTTDSSADATIHDVIVIGSGPAGYTAALYTARAQLAPLVFEGTSFGGALMTTTEVENYPGFREGITGPELMDEMREQALRFGADLRMEDVESVSLDGPIKSVVTSDGETHRARAVILAMGAAARYLHVPGEQELLGRGVSSCATCDGFFFRDQDIAVIGGGDSAMEEATFLTRFARSVTLVHRRDEFRASKIMINRAQANDKIRILTNKIVHAVDGETTVTGLQLRDTVTGEETTLPVTGVFVAIGHEPRSSLVRDAVDVDPDGYVLVNGRTTGTSLEGVFAAGDLVDRTYRQAVTAAGSGCAAAIDAERWLAEHEATGDADSTDTLIGAQQ from the coding sequence ATGACTACCGACTCTTCTGCTGACGCCACCATCCACGACGTGATCGTCATCGGCTCCGGTCCCGCCGGATACACCGCGGCGCTCTACACCGCCCGTGCTCAGCTGGCTCCGCTGGTATTCGAGGGCACCTCGTTCGGTGGCGCGCTGATGACCACGACGGAAGTGGAGAACTATCCCGGTTTTCGCGAAGGGATCACCGGCCCGGAGTTGATGGACGAGATGCGCGAGCAGGCGCTCCGTTTCGGCGCCGACCTCCGCATGGAAGACGTCGAGTCGGTGTCGCTGGATGGACCGATCAAATCTGTTGTCACCTCTGACGGAGAGACCCATCGGGCGCGCGCGGTGATCTTGGCGATGGGCGCGGCCGCGCGTTACCTGCACGTGCCCGGCGAACAGGAGCTGCTGGGGCGCGGAGTGAGTTCCTGTGCCACCTGTGACGGATTTTTCTTCCGCGACCAGGACATCGCGGTGATCGGCGGCGGCGACTCCGCGATGGAGGAGGCAACCTTCCTCACTCGGTTCGCCCGCAGCGTGACCCTGGTGCACCGTCGTGACGAGTTCCGGGCCTCCAAGATCATGATCAATCGGGCCCAGGCCAACGACAAGATCCGCATCCTGACCAACAAGATCGTCCACGCAGTGGACGGGGAGACGACCGTCACCGGACTGCAGTTGCGCGACACCGTCACCGGGGAAGAAACCACCCTGCCGGTAACCGGCGTGTTCGTCGCGATCGGGCACGAACCGCGATCGAGCCTGGTGCGCGACGCCGTCGACGTCGACCCCGATGGCTACGTGCTGGTGAACGGGCGCACCACCGGCACCTCGCTGGAAGGTGTTTTCGCCGCCGGCGACCTGGTGGACCGCACCTACCGGCAGGCGGTCACCGCCGCCGGCAGCGGGTGCGCCGCGGCCATAGACGCCGAGCGTTGGCTGGCCGAACATGAAGCAACTGGAGACGCCGACAGTACCGACACGCTGATTGGAGCACAGCAATGA